One region of Eupeodes corollae chromosome 1, idEupCoro1.1, whole genome shotgun sequence genomic DNA includes:
- the LOC129943479 gene encoding zinc finger protein 502-like — MTEVMDRIAHYTREFFKCYLCNKIFADGDEPWHMFEKRLTENGQSHTSLAAILSSALGKDLEEHSVHSKLICDECNLILLEYERIEKSFYHFRVKILNDYNHTAKENNFEPIWFEIGNIDDSVQMMQLQEGDDGNLTNETQTLQPPQQQGVVEEEAEGHDEEDFTHEMKPAIVEGLIAHIPIMDSQEISNLVIEEKGEQEYEEILPDDVIVQELDATETILIGNPEEDLESGEALPVVYDEKNNLHVIAEEIPYEQIIEQTSVISYDNSIDDVHESAIDYNSSNDDNPPIIPEDVPISIKKQKRNNRSIKREQQDQQSTDQQQLGLEFVFTGAVYLCALCPEQTEHEPMLFSNHLKTVHNYKFYVCDICYKGFHKRNEVSEHMDEFHASGAEEGEFHCDNCMRVFLNLRQFRIHKRLHYTSTKQHECSECHKKYSSKNLLDEHMNMHTGKRPFKCASCSKDFASKYTLQAHMKIHTKRPRPYSCDKCDKSFLNQQNLVQHAKLHLGLKTFICEVCQKAFGTQHNLDVHKIVHSGNKPFICRTCGKGFARRAEIRDHERTHTGERPFKCDLCTLAFAQRSNLMTHKKATHLNDKKHKCNLCDRSFKRRRLLEYHTQSAHTGERPHKCEVCSATFVYPEHFKKHMRIHSGVKPYACEVCGKMFNSRDNRNAHRFIHSEKKPYECLECGMGFMRKPLLLSHMKHTKHVNDTIIVNQPQISHKGVLEVYKETTDEEEDDLVLETTHQEGVGEAEEDANIAEEEEEAGYDEVVASDTILVEDGDGQYIKDEDGEVKYLQFAEMDKDGQATFTWVDIAEDKEDDN; from the exons atgaCTGAAGTAATGGATCGAATAGCACACTATACCAGAGAATTCTTCAAATGTTACCTCTGTAACAAAATCTTTGCCGATGGCGATGAGCCATGGCATATGTTTGAAAAACGA CTCACTGAAAATGGCCAAAGTCACACTTCTCTAGCTGCGATTCTTTCCTCGGCGCTGGGAAAGGATTTGGAGGAGCACAGTGTCCATTCGAAA TTAATTTGTGATGAATGTAATCTCATCCTATTGGAATATGAACGAATCGAAAAGAGTTTCTATCATTTTCGTGTGAAAATTCTCAACGACTACAATCACACGGCCAAGGAAAATAATTTCGAACCAATATGGTTTGAGATTGGTAACATCGATGATAGTGTTCAGATGATGCAATTGCAGGAAGGGGATGATGGCAATCTCACCAATGAAACTCAAACACTGCAACCCCCGCAGCAACAAGGAGTAGTAGAAGAAGAAGCAGAAGGACATGATGAAGAAGATTTCACTCATGAAATGAAACCAGCAATTGTTGAGGGTTTAATTGCTCATATTCCGATAATGGACAGTCAAGAAATCTCTAATTTGGTGATTGAAGAGAAAGGCGAACAAGAGTACGAAGAAATCCTGCCAGATGATGTTATTGTTCAGGAATTAGATGCCACAGAAACTATTTTAATTGGAAATCCTGAGGAGGATTTAGAAAGTGGAGAAGCGCTGCCGGTGGTTTATGACGAGAAGAATAATTTGCATGTAATTGCTGAAG AAATCCCATATGAGCAAATAATTGAGCAAACTTCTGTAATAAGTTACGACAACAGTATCGATGATGTCCATGAATCTGCAATTGATTACAATAGCAGCAATGATG atAATCCTCCAATAATCCCAGAAGATgtaccaatttcaataaaaaaacaaaaacgtaatAATCGATCGATTAAACGTGAACAACAAGACCAACAATCGACAGATCAACAACAACTAGGCCTAGAATTTGTATTCACTGGAGCTGTATATTTGTGTGCATTATGCCCGGAGCAAACCGAACACGAACCTATGCTGTTTTCAAATCATTTGAAAACTGTCCACAATTATAAATTCTACGTCTGTGATATTTGCTATAAGGGATTCCATAAACGTAACGAAGTAAGCGAGCATATGGACGAATTTCATGCGAGTGGAGCCGAAGAGGGGGAATTCCATTGTGATAATTGTATGCGGGTCTTTTTGAATCTTCGTCAATTCCGAATACACAAACGCCTGCATTACACGTCGACCAAGCAGCACGAGTGTTCGGAGTGTCATAAGAAGTACAGTTCAAAGAATCTGCTCGACGAGCATATGAACATGCATACAGGCAAGCGACCCTTCAAATGCGCCTCGTGCAGTAAGGATTTCGCCTCGAAATACACGCTGCAGGCTCACATGAAAATCCATACGAAGCGACCGAGGCCGTATAGTTGTGATAAGTGCGATAAGTCGTTTTTGAATCAGCAAAACCTAGTTCAGCATGCGAAACTGCATTTGGGACTGAAGACGTTTATATGTGAGGTGTGTCAGAAGGCGTTCGGGACGCAGCATAATTTGGACGTTCATAAGATTGTGCATTCGGGCAATAAGCCGTTTATATGTCGGACGTGTGGTAAGGGCTTCGCCCGACGAGCTGAGATTAGGGATCATGAGAGGACGCACACTGGCGAGAGGCCGTTCAAGTGTGATTTGTGTACTCTGGCCTTTGCCCAACGATCCAATTTGATGACACACAAAAAAGCCACCCATTTAAACGACAAGAAACACAAGTGCAACCTGTGTGACAGATCCTTTAAGCGGCGACGTTTGTTGGAATACCATACCCAGTCGGCTCACACCGGAGAACGACCGCACAAGTGTGAGGTGTGCAGTGCCACATTCGTCTATCCGGAGCATTTCAAAAAGCACATGCGAATTCATAGTGGAGTGAAGCCATATGCTTGCGAAGTATGCGGGAAGATGTTCAATAGCCGTGACAATCGTAATGCCCATCGATTCATCCATAGCGAGAAGAAACCCTACGAATGTCTGGAATGTGGTATGGGGTTCATGCGGAAACCACTGCTTTTGTCCCATATGAAACATACGAAGCATGTGAATGACACAATTATTGTGAATCAACCGCAAATAAGCCACAAAGGAGTGCTGGAAGTATACAAAGAGACgaccgatgaagaggaagacGACTTAGTGCTGGAGACTACTCATCAAGAGGGCGTTGGAGAAGCAGAAGAAGACGCCAACATCgccgaagaagaagaagaagctggTTATGATGAAGTTGTGGCATCGGATACGATTCTAGTTGAAGATGGCGATGGACAGTATATCAAGGATGAAGATGGGGAAGTTAAATATTTGCAATTTGCTGAAATGGATAAAGATGGACAAGCCACATTTACTTGGGTTGACATAGCCGAAGATAAGGAAGACGATAATTAA